A region from the bacterium genome encodes:
- a CDS encoding methylenetetrahydrofolate reductase: MNTLKNALETDKFIITAEAGPPKGTDVQEMLHSTSLLKEKVDAVNVTDNQSSVMRLGSLGASKLILEHGLDPIYQLTCRDRNRLAIQSDLLSAHVLGIRNVLALTGDHTQAGDHKQAKPVFDIESVQLLQVISTLNRGMDMNGNLLKGKTEFTMGATVTPEADPIEPQILKFEKKVKAGAQFFQTQAVYDTKKMEEFMETARHFPVKIIGGILLLKSAKMARFLNKFVPGIRVPDELINELEKSEKPLETGIQIAARQINEFRSICDGVHVMAIGMEDKVPLILEKAGI; this comes from the coding sequence ATGAACACTTTAAAAAATGCTCTTGAAACTGACAAGTTTATAATCACCGCCGAGGCCGGCCCTCCAAAAGGGACGGATGTTCAGGAAATGCTTCACTCCACCTCCCTTTTGAAGGAAAAAGTTGACGCGGTCAATGTTACCGATAACCAGAGTTCAGTAATGCGCCTGGGTTCGCTCGGCGCTTCAAAACTGATTTTGGAACATGGTTTGGACCCGATATACCAGTTAACGTGCAGGGACAGGAACCGGCTGGCAATCCAGTCCGACCTTTTATCAGCCCATGTCCTTGGTATCAGGAATGTCCTTGCGCTGACCGGCGACCATACGCAGGCTGGCGACCATAAACAGGCGAAGCCCGTTTTTGACATTGAATCAGTCCAGTTATTGCAGGTCATTTCCACGCTAAACAGGGGCATGGACATGAATGGAAACCTGCTTAAAGGAAAAACAGAGTTTACAATGGGTGCCACAGTTACGCCTGAGGCAGACCCTATTGAACCTCAGATTTTAAAATTTGAGAAAAAAGTTAAAGCTGGCGCGCAATTTTTCCAGACACAGGCAGTATATGACACAAAAAAAATGGAAGAATTCATGGAAACAGCCCGCCATTTCCCCGTAAAAATAATCGGCGGGATACTCCTTCTTAAAAGCGCCAAGATGGCAAGGTTTTTGAATAAATTTGTGCCCGGTATCAGGGTGCCGGATGAGCTTATCAACGAATTGGAGAAATCGGAAAAACCATTGGAAACAGGCATCCAAATAGCTGCCAGGCAGATTAATGAATTCCGCTCAATCTGCGATGGTGTCCATGTTATGGCAATCGGCATGGAGGATAAGGTGCCGCTGATTTTGGAAAAAGCGGGAATTTAA
- a CDS encoding formate--tetrahydrofolate ligase has product MALDPKKHADWEIAEDSEKSMKTVYELAEKMGLKKEELLPHGHYVAKIDYKKVLNRLGNKPDAKFIDVTAITPTPLGEGKSTTTIGLIQGLGKRNKNVVGAIRQPSGGPTMNIKGSAAGGGLSQCIPLTPFSLGLTGDINAIMNAHNLAMVALTSRMQHEFNYDDAQLAKSKLKRLDIDPRSVQMKWIMDFCAQALRDIVIGIGGKMDGFMMQSGFAIAVSSEIMAILAVATDLKDMCERMGKIVVAYSKSGKPVTTADLEVDGAMTAWMVEAINPNLMQTVEGQPVFVHAGPFANIAIGQSSIVADRIALKLGDYHVTESGFGADIGFEKFWNLKCRFSGNHPNAAVVVATVRALKCHGGGPLPVPGRPLPEEYKKENVGWVEAGASSNLVHLIKVVKKAGINPVVCINAFHTDTDAEIKTIRRIAEAAGARVALSKHWEKGGDGALELADAVIEACNEPNKFKFLYELDTPLRNRIDLIAKEVYGADGVDYSPEALTKAKSMEADPEIAKLGTCMVKTHLSLSDNPNIKGAPKGWRLHIRDIMIYKGAGFVVPIAGAIKLMPGTSSDPAYRRVDVDVETGKVKGLF; this is encoded by the coding sequence ATGGCATTGGACCCTAAAAAACACGCGGATTGGGAAATAGCTGAAGATTCAGAAAAAAGTATGAAGACCGTCTATGAGCTGGCAGAGAAGATGGGCCTTAAAAAAGAGGAATTACTTCCTCACGGGCATTATGTCGCCAAAATAGACTACAAAAAAGTTTTAAACCGGCTGGGAAATAAACCGGACGCGAAATTTATTGACGTAACCGCTATCACCCCTACTCCGCTTGGTGAGGGGAAATCAACCACCACAATCGGCTTGATCCAGGGTTTGGGTAAAAGAAATAAAAACGTTGTGGGCGCGATCAGACAGCCGTCAGGCGGACCGACAATGAATATTAAAGGGTCTGCCGCGGGCGGCGGGCTTTCACAATGTATCCCGCTGACCCCGTTTTCCCTGGGTTTGACCGGGGACATCAACGCCATCATGAACGCCCACAATCTGGCAATGGTGGCGCTGACATCAAGAATGCAGCATGAATTTAATTATGATGATGCCCAGCTGGCAAAAAGCAAACTTAAACGCCTGGATATTGATCCGAGGAGCGTCCAGATGAAATGGATCATGGATTTCTGTGCCCAGGCGCTTCGCGATATTGTAATCGGTATCGGCGGGAAAATGGATGGTTTTATGATGCAATCAGGATTTGCCATTGCCGTTTCCTCGGAAATTATGGCGATTTTAGCAGTTGCTACAGACCTGAAAGATATGTGCGAAAGAATGGGTAAAATAGTTGTTGCCTACAGTAAATCCGGAAAGCCTGTTACTACCGCGGACCTCGAGGTGGACGGCGCGATGACCGCCTGGATGGTTGAAGCGATTAACCCGAATCTGATGCAGACTGTTGAAGGCCAGCCTGTATTTGTCCACGCGGGTCCGTTCGCGAACATTGCGATCGGCCAGTCTTCAATAGTCGCGGACCGAATAGCGTTAAAACTTGGCGATTACCATGTAACGGAATCGGGATTCGGGGCAGATATCGGATTTGAAAAATTCTGGAACCTTAAATGCCGCTTTTCAGGTAATCATCCTAACGCGGCGGTTGTCGTTGCCACCGTCAGAGCCTTAAAGTGCCATGGCGGAGGCCCTCTCCCGGTGCCGGGACGCCCATTGCCTGAAGAATATAAAAAAGAAAACGTCGGCTGGGTGGAAGCCGGCGCGTCAAGCAATCTGGTACATTTAATTAAAGTTGTTAAAAAGGCGGGCATCAATCCTGTTGTTTGTATCAACGCTTTTCATACTGATACAGACGCTGAAATTAAAACAATCCGCAGGATAGCCGAAGCTGCCGGGGCGCGTGTCGCGCTCTCCAAACACTGGGAAAAAGGCGGCGACGGGGCGCTGGAGCTGGCTGATGCCGTCATAGAAGCGTGCAACGAACCCAATAAATTTAAATTCCTCTATGAGCTTGATACTCCGTTGAGAAACAGAATTGATTTGATCGCGAAAGAAGTTTACGGCGCCGATGGGGTTGATTATTCGCCTGAAGCTTTGACAAAAGCTAAAAGTATGGAAGCGGACCCGGAAATCGCGAAACTTGGAACGTGTATGGTTAAAACGCACCTTTCACTTTCCGATAACCCGAACATTAAAGGCGCTCCGAAAGGCTGGAGACTCCATATCAGGGACATAATGATATACAAGGGCGCGGGTTTTGTCGTGCCGATCGCGGGGGCCATTAAACTTATGCCCGGGACATCTTCCGATCCAGCTTACCGCAGAGTGGATGTGGATGTGGAAACCGGCAAAGTCAAGGGATTGTTTTAA
- a CDS encoding dihydropteroate synthase gives MYPNPLLIGERINVVTKVLRKAMEDRDKGPLQEMAVKQVQCGANMLDMNIGPVEDDPERLPWLCEIVHAVAKVPLSLDTTNPKAMEMGLQHYNDAYGKALINSCSGETKRLNTFMPLAAKYNCNIIGLTLAGVGLPPDAATRASIAVDIMTKAAELGVPMENIYLDPLAMTVKGNQDQARFVIESVQMFQTMNEPPMHSLVGLSNVVNMTPASMKPLLTSVYWTLLREAGLSGAIVDVNDEKFMAVVKGEDIRKVFPASHVDKAIRMFKGEIMFADSFLEL, from the coding sequence GTGTATCCAAATCCGTTATTGATCGGTGAAAGAATCAATGTAGTAACAAAGGTACTGCGAAAGGCCATGGAAGACCGCGACAAAGGCCCGCTACAGGAAATGGCGGTAAAACAAGTCCAATGCGGCGCGAACATGCTTGACATGAATATCGGCCCTGTTGAAGATGATCCGGAAAGACTGCCATGGTTATGCGAGATCGTTCATGCTGTGGCTAAAGTCCCTCTTTCTCTTGACACGACAAATCCAAAGGCAATGGAAATGGGATTACAGCATTATAATGATGCCTATGGCAAGGCCCTGATAAACTCATGCTCCGGCGAAACAAAGAGATTAAACACATTCATGCCGCTTGCCGCGAAATACAACTGCAATATAATCGGTTTGACACTGGCTGGCGTCGGCTTACCTCCCGACGCCGCGACAAGGGCCTCCATCGCTGTCGATATTATGACCAAAGCCGCCGAACTTGGCGTCCCGATGGAAAATATTTATCTCGATCCTCTTGCGATGACCGTAAAAGGAAACCAGGACCAGGCAAGGTTTGTAATCGAGTCCGTCCAGATGTTCCAGACAATGAATGAACCGCCGATGCATTCCCTGGTCGGCTTAAGCAACGTCGTCAACATGACCCCTGCTTCCATGAAACCGCTTTTAACATCGGTCTATTGGACATTGCTTAGAGAAGCCGGCTTAAGCGGAGCCATTGTTGATGTCAATGATGAAAAATTCATGGCAGTAGTCAAAGGCGAAGACATAAGAAAAGTTTTTCCCGCCAGCCACGTCGATAAAGCCATCCGTATGTTCAAAGGCGAGATCATGTTCGCGGATTCGTTCCTGGAATTGTAA
- the acsC gene encoding acetyl-CoA decarbonylase/synthase complex subunit gamma — translation MALSGIEIFKYLPKTNCGKCKFPTCLAFAMKLAVKQASLDSCPDVSSEAKAKLSEASAPPIRLVTIGTGENAVSVGEETVMFRHEKTFYHTPGFAVVISDKSTDNEIARKIEETKNAAVERVGQHLKVDLITIENESGDIQVFSNAVKKIAGLTSLPLILKSDNADAMKSALPVVSGKRPLLSAANESNYENMAKLAKENNCPLVVSAPDLEKLTALSEKISALGIKDIILDPQTAKAKDIIEKNTIIRRSAIRKSFRPLGYPIISFFHKTGDNMLETMLASISIAKYGSIIALSSPEIWKVLPLFALRQNIYTDPQKPMKVEPKIYKIGEPDKNSPLMVTTNFSLTYFLVAGEIENSKVSAWLAVQDSEGLSVMTAWAAGKFSAGTIAALITSLKAGELVSHKKLILPGYVSVLSGSLQEKLPDWKIIVGPREANAIPVFLKNEWK, via the coding sequence ATGGCTTTATCAGGAATAGAAATTTTCAAATACCTGCCTAAAACAAACTGCGGAAAATGCAAATTCCCGACATGTCTCGCTTTCGCGATGAAACTCGCGGTAAAACAGGCATCACTGGACAGTTGCCCCGATGTTTCGTCCGAGGCAAAAGCGAAATTAAGCGAGGCGTCCGCCCCGCCGATCAGACTTGTCACAATCGGCACCGGCGAAAACGCGGTGTCCGTCGGCGAGGAAACTGTCATGTTTCGGCATGAAAAAACATTTTATCACACACCGGGTTTCGCGGTCGTTATATCCGATAAATCCACCGACAACGAAATAGCGCGAAAAATAGAAGAAACAAAAAACGCGGCGGTAGAAAGAGTCGGACAACACCTGAAAGTCGATTTAATAACCATCGAAAACGAATCCGGAGACATACAGGTATTCAGTAATGCGGTAAAGAAAATTGCGGGATTGACCAGTCTTCCTTTAATTTTAAAATCCGATAACGCAGATGCCATGAAATCCGCATTGCCCGTTGTTTCAGGGAAAAGGCCCCTTTTATCTGCCGCGAATGAATCAAACTATGAAAATATGGCAAAGCTCGCGAAAGAAAATAACTGTCCGCTGGTTGTTTCTGCGCCTGACCTGGAAAAACTGACAGCCTTATCAGAAAAAATAAGCGCTCTGGGTATCAAGGACATTATTTTAGACCCACAAACCGCGAAGGCAAAAGATATAATCGAAAAAAACACAATTATAAGAAGGTCCGCGATAAGAAAATCTTTCAGGCCGCTGGGTTATCCCATAATATCCTTCTTCCATAAAACCGGCGATAACATGCTCGAAACGATGCTCGCGAGTATTTCTATCGCAAAATACGGCTCGATTATCGCGTTATCTTCTCCTGAAATATGGAAGGTACTGCCTTTGTTCGCCTTAAGGCAAAATATTTATACCGACCCGCAAAAACCTATGAAAGTTGAACCAAAAATATATAAAATCGGCGAACCTGATAAAAATTCGCCTCTGATGGTTACAACAAATTTTTCACTGACTTATTTTCTCGTGGCCGGGGAAATTGAAAACAGCAAGGTTTCCGCCTGGCTCGCCGTCCAGGATTCCGAGGGTTTATCAGTCATGACAGCCTGGGCGGCCGGTAAATTCTCAGCCGGAACTATTGCCGCGTTGATTACCAGCCTTAAAGCGGGTGAACTGGTAAGCCATAAAAAGCTGATACTTCCCGGTTACGTGTCCGTTTTAAGCGGTTCATTGCAGGAAAAATTGCCCGACTGGAAGATTATTGTCGGGCCGAGAGAGGCAAATGCCATTCCAGTCTTTTTAAAGAATGAATGGAAATAA
- a CDS encoding acetyl-CoA decarbonylase/synthase complex subunit delta yields the protein MPFTLPKETYSGKINEVKFGGIDIGGENTLPFLSFEGVPAKKPIVALEIQDVVPQDWPEALTKIYGKVMADPVAWAGFCEKELKADAVCLRLAGTHPDRENKSAKDAANVVAKVSSSISVPLILLGSNHVDKDTELINPCAAACGKPSIIGKAQEKNFKTFAAAAQAFNHYLIALSDLDINLAKQLNILLTQSGFPKEKIIMDTMSSALGYGLEYTFSVIERCKLAALQQNDGMMQMPIVNDIGPESWKAKEAKADISEWGDTEKRGILWEAVTGITFLSAGGNFLIMRHPEAMNLVRKTVEQMI from the coding sequence ATGCCATTCACATTGCCAAAAGAAACATATTCAGGGAAAATCAATGAAGTTAAATTCGGGGGAATAGATATCGGCGGCGAAAACACCCTGCCCTTTCTTTCATTCGAGGGCGTGCCCGCCAAAAAACCCATAGTGGCCCTTGAAATACAGGACGTGGTCCCACAGGACTGGCCGGAAGCTTTAACTAAAATTTACGGCAAAGTAATGGCAGACCCTGTGGCATGGGCCGGATTCTGCGAAAAGGAATTGAAGGCGGACGCTGTATGTTTAAGGCTGGCCGGGACGCACCCTGACAGAGAAAATAAATCAGCGAAAGACGCGGCGAATGTTGTCGCCAAAGTTTCATCAAGTATATCCGTCCCTTTAATATTGCTCGGTTCCAATCACGTGGACAAGGACACTGAATTAATAAATCCGTGTGCCGCCGCCTGCGGAAAGCCGTCTATTATCGGCAAGGCGCAGGAAAAAAATTTTAAAACATTTGCCGCCGCCGCACAGGCTTTTAACCATTATTTAATCGCGTTATCAGACCTTGATATCAACCTCGCGAAACAATTGAATATCCTTCTCACGCAATCAGGGTTTCCAAAAGAAAAAATAATAATGGATACTATGTCAAGCGCGCTGGGATATGGGCTTGAATATACATTTTCAGTAATTGAAAGGTGCAAGCTGGCGGCTTTGCAGCAAAATGACGGTATGATGCAAATGCCCATTGTAAACGATATCGGGCCTGAATCATGGAAGGCGAAGGAAGCAAAAGCTGATATTTCCGAATGGGGTGATACGGAAAAACGGGGTATACTCTGGGAAGCAGTTACAGGAATAACTTTTTTGTCTGCCGGCGGGAATTTTTTAATTATGAGGCACCCGGAGGCAATGAATCTGGTAAGAAAAACTGTGGAACAAATGATATGA
- the acsB gene encoding acetyl-CoA decarbonylase/synthase complex subunit alpha/beta: MSKFIATAVIRGSHQVVNHAETSLKKAISEKGKDLKFEFPDTAFYLPFYYAITGKELKTLGDMEISLNHAKSMLSAEPDDKSWLPYLGEALDAGIATLFAEEIIEAVRYIYGEEPAKEADGFTYNGFITDTILRDLGIQLVDGRMPGFAAVLGAAKDSKEAVKVIRQLQERKILIFLAGETNGNSVTKQLRQENIDLGWETYIVPLGKDTISVIYALNWAIRSAMMFGGIKKGNYKDILKYTLDRVHAFALVLGELDDIKWTTGAGAISMGFPAISHSKVPEIKPNGVCRYEEVVWEPDIDKIVDKSIEVRGLKIEIEKIDIPVPYGPAFEGERVRKEDTYLDIGANKTMSFEYLRMKNMDDVSDGKIIIDGPKIDEKEGLYPMGILVEVAGRKMQKDFESILERKIHHFLSEAHGVFHMGQRDMNWIRISKEAYQSGFRLEHLGKILHARMHSEFPAIVDKVEVMLITDEAKAKKLLVEAQKSYKERDERVAGLTDETVDIYYSCTLCQSYAPNHVCVITPERLGLCGAYNWLDGKAAYEIDATGPNQPIKKGRIIDSVKGQWEGVNEFVYNKSNQAISVFNAYSMMDNPMTSCGCFECIIALLPEANGVMIVNRGFTDMTPCGMKFSTLAGSVGGGNQTPGFLGVGRLYLTSKKFLLADGGIKRIVWMPKELKEQLKEGIQKRAAEAGVPDLLDKIADETVGTESSAVCEFLQRVNHPALTMEPMI, encoded by the coding sequence ATGTCCAAATTTATCGCAACGGCAGTCATTCGCGGCTCGCACCAGGTAGTGAATCACGCGGAAACTTCGCTTAAAAAAGCAATCTCTGAAAAAGGAAAAGATTTAAAATTTGAATTTCCAGATACCGCTTTTTATCTTCCTTTTTATTACGCCATTACAGGGAAAGAATTAAAAACTTTGGGCGACATGGAAATCTCGCTTAACCACGCTAAATCCATGCTTTCCGCGGAACCCGATGATAAGTCCTGGCTGCCTTATCTCGGCGAAGCGCTTGACGCCGGCATTGCCACGCTTTTCGCGGAAGAAATTATTGAGGCTGTCCGCTACATTTACGGTGAAGAACCGGCCAAAGAAGCGGACGGTTTTACGTATAACGGGTTCATTACCGACACAATATTGAGAGACCTCGGCATTCAGCTGGTTGACGGCCGGATGCCCGGTTTCGCGGCAGTGCTTGGCGCCGCGAAAGACAGCAAGGAAGCCGTAAAAGTCATCCGGCAGCTGCAGGAAAGAAAAATCCTTATATTTCTTGCAGGGGAAACCAACGGCAACAGTGTAACCAAACAACTGCGCCAGGAAAATATCGACCTGGGCTGGGAAACTTACATTGTCCCGCTCGGGAAAGACACAATCTCTGTAATTTACGCTCTTAACTGGGCAATAAGGTCGGCAATGATGTTCGGGGGAATCAAAAAAGGAAATTACAAAGACATTCTTAAATACACTCTTGACAGGGTCCACGCCTTTGCCCTTGTCCTTGGAGAATTGGATGATATAAAATGGACCACGGGCGCCGGTGCGATCAGTATGGGCTTCCCCGCGATATCGCACAGCAAGGTCCCTGAAATCAAGCCTAACGGGGTATGCAGGTATGAGGAAGTCGTTTGGGAACCCGACATAGACAAGATTGTGGACAAATCAATCGAAGTCAGGGGGTTAAAAATCGAGATTGAAAAAATAGATATCCCGGTCCCTTACGGCCCGGCTTTCGAAGGCGAGCGTGTAAGGAAAGAAGATACATATCTTGACATTGGCGCCAATAAAACCATGTCATTCGAATATTTACGCATGAAAAACATGGATGATGTTTCTGACGGCAAAATAATCATTGACGGCCCAAAAATAGACGAAAAAGAAGGATTATACCCGATGGGAATCCTTGTTGAAGTGGCCGGGCGAAAAATGCAGAAAGACTTTGAATCAATATTAGAGAGAAAAATCCACCATTTTTTAAGCGAGGCCCACGGCGTATTTCATATGGGCCAGCGCGATATGAACTGGATCAGGATAAGCAAAGAGGCATACCAGTCGGGATTCAGGCTGGAACATCTGGGTAAAATTCTTCACGCGAGAATGCATTCCGAATTCCCGGCGATAGTGGACAAGGTTGAAGTAATGCTTATCACCGATGAAGCAAAAGCAAAAAAGCTTTTAGTTGAAGCGCAAAAAAGCTATAAGGAAAGAGATGAAAGAGTCGCGGGGCTGACCGATGAAACTGTCGACATCTATTACTCCTGCACTTTATGCCAGTCTTACGCGCCAAATCATGTGTGTGTAATCACACCCGAGCGTCTTGGGCTTTGCGGCGCTTATAACTGGCTTGACGGGAAAGCCGCCTATGAAATCGACGCTACGGGGCCGAACCAGCCAATCAAAAAAGGACGAATTATCGATTCCGTCAAGGGACAATGGGAAGGTGTCAATGAATTTGTATATAACAAATCAAACCAGGCAATAAGCGTGTTTAACGCATACTCCATGATGGACAATCCAATGACATCATGCGGTTGCTTTGAATGTATTATCGCCCTTCTCCCCGAGGCAAACGGCGTAATGATAGTAAACCGGGGATTCACCGATATGACACCGTGCGGGATGAAATTTTCCACGCTTGCCGGTTCAGTCGGCGGGGGAAACCAGACCCCGGGTTTTCTCGGTGTCGGGAGATTATACCTTACAAGTAAAAAATTCCTTCTCGCGGATGGCGGAATCAAACGGATCGTATGGATGCCCAAGGAATTAAAAGAACAATTAAAGGAAGGTATTCAGAAACGCGCCGCTGAGGCGGGTGTACCTGACCTTCTTGATAAAATAGCGGATGAAACTGTCGGGACCGAAAGCAGTGCCGTTTGTGAATTTCTGCAGAGGGTGAACCACCCGGCGTTAACAATGGAGCCGATGATTTAA
- a CDS encoding AAA family ATPase, producing MSFTIALSGKGGTGKTTLSSLCIRFLKEKNLSPILAVDADPNSNLNECLGVSINANVADIREKSLEREKNIPAGMSKPDFIEYEITKTLVEASGFDLLAMGRPEGPGCYCYTNNLIRKFIDKLSSKYRFVIIDTEAGMEHFSRRTTQKVDLLLLVSDYNVRGIKAAGKIKQLVRELNLQIDRNYLVLNRSPEKIDASIASEIEKNDLKLAGTIPEDENVRNFDIEGKPLIDLPRDSKSYEALKKILDKFVNI from the coding sequence ATGTCATTTACTATCGCTCTTTCAGGTAAAGGAGGGACAGGGAAAACCACCCTCTCCTCTCTTTGTATAAGGTTTTTGAAGGAAAAAAACCTGTCTCCCATTCTCGCGGTTGACGCTGACCCAAATTCAAATCTTAACGAATGCTTAGGGGTCAGCATAAACGCGAATGTGGCGGACATCCGTGAAAAATCTCTTGAAAGAGAAAAAAACATTCCCGCGGGGATGAGTAAACCCGATTTTATTGAATATGAAATAACCAAGACGCTTGTTGAAGCTTCCGGTTTTGACCTTCTGGCCATGGGAAGGCCCGAAGGCCCGGGTTGTTATTGCTACACTAACAACCTGATAAGGAAATTTATAGATAAACTGTCATCTAAATATAGATTTGTCATAATAGACACGGAAGCCGGAATGGAACACTTCAGCCGCAGGACCACCCAAAAGGTGGATTTGCTTTTACTGGTTTCTGATTATAATGTCAGGGGTATTAAAGCCGCGGGCAAAATTAAACAGTTAGTGAGAGAGCTGAATCTGCAAATAGACAGGAATTATCTTGTTTTAAATAGAAGCCCGGAAAAAATAGACGCTTCCATTGCCTCAGAGATAGAAAAGAATGACCTTAAGCTTGCGGGTACAATTCCTGAGGATGAAAATGTCAGGAATTTTGATATCGAGGGAAAACCGCTGATTGATTTGCCCCGGGATTCAAAATCCTATGAGGCTTTAAAGAAAATATTGGATAAATTTGTAAATATATAA
- the cooS gene encoding anaerobic carbon-monoxide dehydrogenase catalytic subunit: protein MTQEIKNVKSRTIDKASEKMMEKACEAKIQTAWDRFEAIKVQCSYGVQGICCRTCMLGPCRINVKDESSRGICGADADTIASRNLARSVAAGCAAHSDHGYEIAHTLLMAATGEAKNYKIKDTKKLLSLAKEYGIEIENKEINKIAEEVAKIALDEFTNPHGSPRFLKRMPEKRLKLWEKLGIVPKCVNSEIVQAMHRTNMGMGSDYYDTFMDSLKVGIADGWIGAMIATELTDVMFGTPKPLRSKVNLGVLAEDQVNVIIHGHEPLLSMQIVEASQDKEILELCKKAGAKGVVIAGICCTANEVLMREGVPIAGNFLQQELAIITGAVEAMVVDVQCLFPSLPNVAGCFHTKIITTSPKAKMPNAIHIEFDEKRAYDIAKEILKTAIDNYKNRDKAKVNIPSESMDIIAGFSSETLSYMQGGVYRASYNPLVENIKNGRIFGVVGIVGCSNCKIQQDYANVTLTKELIKNNVFVVNTGCAAIASAKAGLMVPEAMELAGKGLREVCEAIGCPPVLHAGSCVDNSRILVACTEMIKHGLGTDYDELPIAGAALEWMSEKAMTIGNYFVAQGALVVLGLSHAVTGAPKLRKLMYEDIEKVTGGRFAVEPDPYKAAELILNHIAAKRKKLGI, encoded by the coding sequence ATGACTCAGGAAATAAAAAATGTAAAGTCCCGGACAATCGATAAGGCCTCCGAAAAGATGATGGAAAAAGCCTGCGAGGCTAAAATACAAACGGCGTGGGACAGGTTCGAAGCCATAAAAGTCCAGTGTTCATACGGCGTCCAGGGCATCTGCTGCAGAACATGTATGCTCGGGCCCTGCAGGATAAATGTGAAAGATGAATCAAGCCGTGGTATCTGCGGAGCGGACGCGGACACTATCGCGAGCCGTAATCTGGCCCGTTCCGTGGCGGCCGGGTGCGCGGCGCATTCAGACCATGGTTATGAAATAGCCCATACTCTTCTGATGGCGGCGACAGGAGAAGCCAAAAATTACAAAATAAAAGACACCAAAAAACTGCTTTCCCTGGCCAAAGAATACGGCATTGAAATTGAAAACAAAGAAATCAATAAAATAGCTGAAGAAGTCGCGAAGATCGCCCTCGATGAATTTACCAACCCGCACGGTTCTCCGAGGTTCCTGAAAAGAATGCCTGAAAAAAGGCTTAAATTATGGGAAAAATTAGGGATTGTGCCCAAATGCGTGAATTCAGAGATTGTCCAGGCAATGCACAGGACAAATATGGGGATGGGTTCGGATTATTATGACACTTTCATGGACAGCCTGAAAGTCGGTATTGCCGACGGGTGGATCGGTGCGATGATAGCCACTGAATTGACCGATGTGATGTTTGGCACCCCTAAACCGTTAAGAAGCAAGGTCAATCTCGGCGTATTGGCCGAGGACCAGGTCAATGTCATAATACACGGCCATGAGCCCCTGCTCTCGATGCAGATTGTCGAGGCTTCCCAAGACAAGGAAATCCTGGAATTATGCAAAAAGGCCGGCGCTAAAGGCGTGGTTATCGCCGGGATATGCTGTACCGCGAACGAGGTGCTTATGCGCGAAGGCGTTCCGATAGCGGGAAACTTTTTACAGCAGGAACTTGCGATAATTACAGGCGCGGTTGAGGCGATGGTTGTCGATGTCCAGTGCCTTTTCCCTTCACTGCCTAACGTTGCGGGCTGTTTTCACACAAAAATCATAACTACATCCCCGAAGGCAAAAATGCCAAACGCGATTCACATCGAATTTGATGAAAAAAGAGCATATGATATAGCGAAAGAGATATTAAAAACAGCAATCGATAATTATAAAAACAGGGACAAGGCAAAAGTAAACATACCGTCCGAATCAATGGATATCATCGCGGGTTTCAGCTCGGAAACATTGAGTTATATGCAGGGAGGCGTTTACAGGGCCTCTTACAACCCTCTCGTGGAAAACATTAAAAACGGCAGGATTTTCGGTGTTGTCGGGATTGTCGGGTGCAGTAACTGTAAAATCCAGCAGGATTACGCGAACGTTACTCTAACAAAAGAATTGATAAAAAATAATGTATTCGTTGTAAATACAGGCTGTGCTGCAATAGCATCCGCTAAAGCCGGGCTTATGGTACCTGAGGCAATGGAACTCGCTGGTAAAGGACTTCGCGAAGTTTGCGAGGCAATCGGATGCCCCCCTGTCCTTCACGCGGGTTCATGCGTCGACAACAGCAGGATACTTGTGGCCTGCACCGAGATGATTAAACACGGACTTGGAACGGATTACGATGAACTCCCTATCGCCGGGGCCGCCCTTGAATGGATGTCCGAAAAGGCCATGACGATTGGTAATTATTTCGTGGCCCAGGGAGCGCTCGTGGTGCTTGGTCTTTCACACGCTGTAACAGGAGCCCCAAAATTAAGAAAACTGATGTACGAGGACATTGAAAAGGTAACCGGCGGAAGGTTCGCGGTCGAACCGGACCCGTATAAAGCCGCCGAATTAATATTAAATCATATCGCGGCAAAAAGAAAAAAACTGGGAATATAA